A region of the Gopherus flavomarginatus isolate rGopFla2 chromosome 3, rGopFla2.mat.asm, whole genome shotgun sequence genome:
AATCCAAACCTAGAAAAATAAGAGATTAATGCTGGTCTCCTCTGTTATCAATAGTTGTACAGCTTTCAGAAACATTTTATTACCGTTAATTGCTTAGTGTTAGCTATagagtacttggtgaaggacacaTGTAATATCTGTCTGAAATTATCAGGAGCCAGGAAAAATAAAGTTGTCTAGTTACAAGTGGTTTTTTTCCCTAGATGAAGGTAGAGTGATGATGGTGTATTCACTGGATACACTGGGGTGATTTTAACATGGTTGCATAGATGAGGAGGTAGCTAACTGGAGATATTGCAAGTGTATGCAAAGCACAAGATTCACTGTGTGATCGTAACTTTTAATCAACTGGACATAAAGTGTGTCATAATAGTAAGCATGCTGTAGCGAAGTAAGGTCACAACATGACCAAATCCACCACCGATCAGCAGGCCTCTCCTCCATCCAAAGGCAGCCAGCAAAGGAAACACTTCTAACATCGTTCCTGTTGTGCTGAAGCAGTCTGCAAACATTAGGAATGGAGAAGCAGTTCGAACTACAAGCTTCAAGGAGCAGTGACTAAATTTCTTCCATCTTATATACCTTCAGTGCTTAAGCATTTAGGGCAGAACTTTCAAAAACAGAAGTCTACCAACGTTAGAGACACTTTAGTcttgtatttttgaaaatcctggccttGCCTTCTCCATACTGACAGAAAGACGAAAGAATTGAGAATGGAATGGGCTACTGTAGAACTCACCTCCTACTCCCTCCCTTGCCAGCCAGCCCTGGCCTCCAACCGGACCTAGGCAATGGTGTTCCCTCACCAGCAGCCTGTCTGTCCCCCCATTTTCTCAGAGGGTGGATGGGAGATTTGATTCAAGAGATTTCTCTACCGAGCCCATAAGGGATCCACAATTCTCACTGTGAAATTCTAGAACTTTAATTCTCTCCTTAAGGTTAAAATGAACAAAGGTAAACTGAAGGCTTTTCTGAGTATTCTGCAGAAAGACACTGGGTTTTCTTAAGGGAGGCatgttgggagggagggagcaataAAAGAACCAGGGAGCGCAGTGAAACACAGAGGAGGTGATAAATCACAATGCCATCATCCAGGTGGGGGCTGGAACAGGAAAAAAAGTCACAAGTGTAGCAGGGAGGACATGGACAGGTCAGGGAAAGAGGTGGGTGTTGGCTGAAACCATGAGGCTCTGTGTACTAGCGTAGGTAGAAAGAATCCCAAGAATCCTCACAAACAGCATTCTTGTAAAGAGCGAAGATAGAAAATACCATCATTTCCCACCTTCTGATTGCTATTAGCAGCAGCGTTGAAGAATGCATCATGggcatttagggtatgtctagatAAAAAAGGCAACAGAGGTCAGAGCTTACACATTGTAGCTCACCTTAACCTTTTTCCTAGGCTAGACAGAGTAACATTAGGGACAACCTCAACCAGCTAGATCAAGGTAAAAGGTTTCTCTCCTTGTCTAGAGACAAGGTAAGGTTGAGGTGAGCGGTCACAACTTTAGATGCTTACTCTCCCTGTCATGTGGTTTTGAAGCACATCAGCCAGGCAATCACACTAATGAAAGGTAATCCATCACAGTGATCCATCTCTAGCTGATTTACCAACACACAAACTCGAGTTTGCGCTCATTAGAGCCATGTTTTTGACGTCACCATTTAGGAAGCTATACGACTGGAACCTGAGCATGGAAAGACACCCTAGTGACCTGCTTGCACTGTTCTTGTTTAGATGTAGCATCAGTGCAGTGCTCAGTAGAATCTGGCTCAGTAAGGCAATACCTCATTAGTTATTAATGAGAGTGTTGgaatatgttaaaaaaattaaccaccaCCTACCTGGCAAGTCTGACGACATACTGGATATTTGTGAGTGGTGGAATGGTACTGAGTAGTCTGTTAATGAAGGAGGAATAGCAGCAGGATCAACCGTTGTCACACTGGGCACTCTTACAGTAGAAGGCTGATACATGAGAACCCTGTTTTAAACAACATGGGAAATTACAAACAATCTGGCTGTTAGTTAAGAGGAGAGAAATTCTGCACCACAGTGCATTCTCATTCACAAGGTCACTATGTTACAACACAACTATAGCGTGGCTACTCACTACACAGTACTCCACTCTAATCTCCTCTTTCATAACAGTCTTCATTATAACATGAACGTATCTTGGCTCTCAACAGCAGCTGTGACATAAGAGCAAGTTGGCATTAAAACAAAGTACAGTGCTGCAGTCATTTATAACACTATCATCCAGGAATATAAATGGCTATTTGTAAGTGAATTAAGTactctggggaagtgaggaactGAGAACTAGTTGGAGCCAGGAACAAGACAAGCTGGCACTTGTTTAAACTTCCCCACATATCGCTATGCCCATGTTTATCAATGCTGACTTCTAGTGCCACATAGAGGACTGATAAATGCTGGACCAACTTTCTTACCAATGTATGGCATGAAAACACCAAACTCATCTTCATTCACAACTTAAAGCAAGAGTTAAATTCAGCTCTCCAGAGGTGCAAGACAATACAGTAACCCACTGGGCCAACTATCCCTTCACATATTTGAATAAGATCTTTTTGTAACCCCAAGTCAGTGATAGAAACTTACACAGGAAACATGCCAGAACACATACATTTCTAGACACTGAAAAAGATGTCTTAAGAGACATCTTAATTCTACAAAAGCATGTCTGATGTTTTTGTGCTCAGAAAACAGACAGGAATACTGCAGACCAACATAGGACATAAACATATGGCTGGTTGCACCCATTTTGCCAaaaagtggcagcagcagcattatGAAAGGAAGTCATTGGCATCTGACGTTACTATTAAACCTATTCTTTCCTGAAGATATTTAgaattatttacatttgcagTCAGTACTGAAGGAGGAAGAAGTCTGGCAACAGGACTCCTCTGATGCTCTCACAAGTGATGGGACTTCAAAGAGGGTCACCACTGGAAATCTATGAAAAGTAATTTCTGCTATAGACTTGCCAAAGAGCAGTAAACACCTGTTGCAGAGTGAACAGGGCATGCTCAGTACTTCAGCAGGTGGCAAAAGGGAGAAAAGTAAGTTGGGGCATGGAGTGAAGATTTTACCTGAGGAAAGGACAGGAGCTACTATGCTGTGACTCTCAGATATTGTAGGAAATTTGATTGTGACCAGTCAGTCAGTGATGCCAGAAGGTTGACCCTCTGGAGTGGGTTGGCGAGCAATGGTCAGCTCCAATAATGGTCAGTCTAACAAATAcactaactcctcacttaaagtcatcccggtttgtttaaagttgcgcaatgctcccttacaaTGTTGTTTGGCAGTCGCCTGCTTTGTcctctgcttgcaggaagagcagggaCTGGCAGCCACCCATCAGCTCCCCGTTCCCttaagttctctgtgcagcagccacccagcaggctaccaattgccaacagttcagctgtccctcccccaactgccatgtgctgctcctgccctctgccttggagctgctcccaggagccttctgcttgctgtgcggggggggagggggagtgcgggaagagggaggaggaggggaaggagggggctgtcaaggtgtctccctccccccctgcttACCCCTTCCCCGTATAGAGCAGGGTCGGGACATGACAGGACaaagggagcttgctggccacagctgctgtctcaatgtcctgatctacttaaaaaggcaacaCACTTAGAGTGGTGTctgcatacttaaaggggcaatgtgcctctctctctcacacagggtgtgtctctgtctgccatgctgtctcccctccctccattcatgctgccttgtaaagtgtgaggctacattaacaatgtgttaacccttgagggctcagccgaatgCTGGTTCTCATTTACCAGTaaagcattccctgggaaatatcccaccctcttccattctctaacttcaccacctcaaccaagcttcacaatcatcattgctgtgtacagtataaaattgtttaaaacttatactgtgtgtatatgtatatataatagttttttgtctggtgaaaaaaaatttccctggaacctaacccatcctccctccctcccactatttacattaattcttatggggaaattggattcacttaacattgtttcgtttaAAGTCGAGATTTTTCAgtaacataactacaatgttaagcgaagaCTTACTGTAATCCCCTTCTTTAGATAAGTATCTAAAGGTCTCTCAGGCCCCCAAAGTACTCCAACTGAAATGCCCTGATGGGAAGATGTAGTTACGGACTGCTGCTGAGCGATATAAAAAATTGGAGGGACCCAGAAGAGAAAAAATGTTCGTAACATAAGTAATTTCACTGGAAGTTGGGAATCCTTTGTCTAGCTGGGAAAAACGGGGATGATGAGAGAACAGAACTTTTAGGAAGTGGCACTTCTGACAGGGCCTGacaaaagccattgaacaaaatcCATCCCCCTTGCAACTCTACTAAAGCAACAGAATTGTATCAGGAATTAATGTGGCCGCCTTGTTTTTAGCAGGACGGCGTTTTGCCATCTCCGCCAATCTTCTGGGGTTGGGTTTTgtggttttttgggggagggtcgttaactcccattgcttcttcttctaTCCCACTTAACTCTCCTCTCTCATAGTGTTTTCTGTCTCTTCTGGCTGATGATCAGGTTTAAGAAATTCAGCTGCATGCAAACTCTGGAAGGAAAATCTAGGAGTTGATTCAGTGTTTCCCTTTCAAGGCTGACATGCTGGACTTCAGCATATCAATGAAACAGCACTATAGGATTTCAGGATGCAGGCCCTTTACTATTTGTGGTATTTTCAGCCCTTAAATGAAAGCTAGTTTAGCAGGAATGCATCAGCATTTTGCACTGGGGATCCCCTCTGCCACAGCTATCACACCAAGGAAGTACATTCCTGCATACACAGCAAGTGAGAGCAAATCTCCATGTGATGTAAAACTATATAAAATAATCACCTGTACGAAGATACCATATATTAATCCAGGTTACTTCTTACAGAAAGCTAACAGAAGTTCTGATGTGGAAATTTGGAACTGCATCCAGAAGAGATATTTACAAGTCCATCCACATGTTAGCTTATCTGAGACATTACAGAACAACTAACTTCAAAATTAACTAACCCTTTGGTAGGGCTTCCTTGTGTTTCAGACATAAATGTGCATTTCCTTTTGGCAGGAGGATCTTCCTCTTCATCGGAAGAGCTTTCTCTTGTCAAGTCGATAACATCTACTTTCTTCTTGTTTACctcattggccactgtcacagAACATGGTTTGCTGACAACACTGGAACCTAAAGGAGAAGCATGATTGTTTAAGTGATGTTAACATCAGCCATTTCTATTTGTGGTATGAGCAGCTTCTCAAATTCTACTGTACTTAACTGAAACATGGGCTTTCTGGCCTCAACATAGGAAATCAGAATTCAGAAGCAGCCTTGGGATTACTACTCCCTGCACCAAAGACTGGGAGCCAcaaaggccttatctacactaccgcttaagtGGACGTAagttacgtcactcaggggtgtgaaaagatCCTGAGCAACGTAACTTACACCAACTTCATGCAGTGTCTACATCATGCTATATTGCTGGGAGAACGCTCTCTAGTCAACTTATAGTTGTCATcaccagacccgctaaattgacaccACGGAAATCAATCGCAGTGATGCCAATTTAGCGccatagtgaagaccagcccaaAAAGACCTAGATCATCCAGTACATCTCGGTGTTACCAGAGGGGAACAAACTGCTTCTTGTGCCTCTCCCAATGATAATGAACAGTTCATTTCCCAAAAGAATcaacatgaaattaaaaaaaaataaaataaaaattgagagAAAGGGATGGTTTTTAAAACCTAAATGGGTGAAGGGCTAGGATACTAAGCCCCCAAACTCACTGCTGCTAGCTAAAAGGGTTATCCCAGTTACATCCGAGAGTCTACAATGTTTAGATATTTTTATCCATTTGACGTTCAGTACACAAATATACATACTTTCTATTTTGGTACACTGAGGACTGGACACTTTCAGAGCTTCCTTCTTAGGCCTCATAGGACACCAAGAACCATCTTCTTGGAATTTAATCTCATCCACATCTGAACATTCATTAAGGATTTCCATAAAGAGCCTGGAaaataaagttgagttgctttgGTTTTGTTTACAGTCCTGAGCTAAATCAGAAGTGATGAAGTTAAAATCCAGCTATGATGGAGTATGAAATGCATCAAGGAAGctacagagaaaaaacaaaaaaaaaaaaaaagtttcatctaCCCAGGGTATAACAACAACATTACTCTACAATCACACTTCTGCAGCTGTCCTTCTCTACGGATTTCAAGTCTGTTCAGAATACAACATCCATCACCCACTCCACCTGGGGAGCATTACTAGTATTTATGAACCTTTTCAGGGGAGTAATAGGGATTAAAGATAAAATTATAGCCTTGGAATAAATGCTTGACACTGATTTAAGCAGttacaaaatattttacagtCCAATTCCATAAAAAGCTTTCAGGAGTACAGCCTGCCTATGCAAACacctagtgcaggggtcagcaacctctggcacgcggctcgtcagggtaagcaccctgccgggccggttcatttacctgccgggttggcaggttcggccgatcacagctccctctggctgccgtttgccgtcccaggcaaatgggggcagcgggaagcaacGGCCAGTACATCCCAGCGGGGGAAGCTGCTTCTcatcacccccattggcctgggatagcgaacggcagccagtgggagccgtgatcggccgaacctgccaacacagctggtaaacaaattggcccggcccactaggtgcttaccctggtgagccgcgtgccagaggttgctgacccctgacctagTGACATGGTgatttctccatcacttgaagtctcaGTCAAGACTGATGcgtttctaagggtatgtctacaatacaggattattccgattttacataaactgtttTTGTAagacagattgtataaagtcgagtgcacgcggccacacaaagcacaataattcggtggtgtgcgtccatataccgaggctagcgtcgatttccagaacgttgcactgtgggtagctatcccatcgttcccgcagtctcccccgcccattggaattctgggttgagatcccaatgaatAATGGTGCAAAACCAGTGTTGCGGGTgactctgggtaaatgtcatcactcattccttcctccgtgaaagcaacagcagacaatcattttgcgccctttttccctggattgccctggcagatgccatagcatggcaaccatggagcccgttttgccttttgtcactgtcaccgtatgtgtactggatgctgctgacggAGGTGGTACTGCaccgctacacagcagcattcatttgcctttgcaaggtagcagagacggttaccagtcgttctgtaccatctgctgctgtcatgggtgctcctggctgaccttcgctgaagtcggctgggggcgcaaagacaaaaatggtaatgacccccgggtcattccctcctttatgttgtatctaaaaatagagtcagtcttgcctagaatatggggcaagtgtactagagaaccagtgtaccagagaaccagagagcacagccgctccgtgtcagatcccacagaaatgatgagctgcataccattctAGGCGGTGCCCCTGTAACAACCcaacccgttgcttccctcctcccccaacccttctgggctaccgttgcagggtctccccatttgtgtgatgaagtaataaagaatgcaggaataagaaacactgactttttagagagataaaaatgagggggaggcagccttcagctgctatgatagtccaggcaggacattaaacggtggggggaagaggagcccagcatcccactgctatgatagtccaggcagtacagaatattttctttagacatgaaggggggagaggggggctgatggagtttagcccccagttgctatgatgaggatgattACCAGcccttctgtaccgtctgccgggaatacccgggagtcattcctatttttacccaggtgcccccggctgacctcacctgaggccagccaggagcactcacgggatgacgacgaggatggctaccagtccttctacactgtaccatctgccaccagggaagggaggggaggggatgctgctgttcagtgccacagcactacGTCTACCAGctgcatgcagtagacatacggtgacattgaaaaaagtcaagcaatgattttttccccttttctttcacgggggggggggggggggagagcgggctgagggggagtaaattgacgagatataccctgaaccaccccagacaatgtgtttgaccctacaggcattgagagctcagccaagaatgcaaatacttttcggagactgcgggaactgtgggatagctggagtcctcagtcctccctcccttcctccatgagcgtccatgtgattttttggctttctgttacgcttgtcacacagcactgtgctgtggactctgtatcatagcctggagatttttttgaaatgctttggcattttgtcttctgtatcaGAGCTCTGAtacaacagatttgtctccccatacagcgatcagatccagtatctcctgtacggtccatgctggacctCTTTTTGGAtgtgggactgcatcgccacccgtgctgatcagagctccacgctgggcaaacaggaaatgaaattcaaaagttggcggggcttttcctgtctacctggccagtgaatccgagttcagattgctttccagagcggtcacagtggtgcactgtaggataccgcccggaggccaataccatcgatttgcggccacactaaccctaatctgatatgctaataccgatttcagagctactcctctcgtcggggaggagtacagaaaccgattcaAAGAACCCTTTATaacgatataaagggcctcgtcgtGTGgaagggtgcagcattaaattggtttaacgctgctaaaaatcggtataaatgcctagtgtagaccaggccttagagttctgctatagctcaaacagaagttataagCAGGAATTACTGGAGGGACCTCTATGGTCTggtgttatgtaggaggtcatCTTAGATGATcataaatggtcccttctggccttgacatCTCTGAATATTCAAGGAAATAAAGTAACATTGAAATAAGAGCCAGAAACTGCAAATCTCAATGTTGAAACAATAGCACAGGTTTGTACTTGCTGTATTCATATTCTAAGATACAGAACTACTGTAAAAAAGGTAAATGACAAACTCAATCTCTTACCCATCTAATATCAGACTCTCATAAGCTGCCTTTTTGTCACAGACAGGACAAATCCAGGTTGGTTTCTTTTCATTCATTTGTAGATAAAGAGCAGCATCAAAACATTGCAGATGTGTGCAGGTAACAGCACGGCATGGGATTGTCAGTCTCATTTTTCCCAGCTGCAGGAGATGCAATAGAAACAAATATCAGCATGACAGACAAGAGGGAACTGAAATATATTTTCAGAGAGAACAATGAAATAAACCAGTCACAGGATAAGAATGGTTTCTTGCTGGTAAATAATGCCCAATCCCAAGGTCCTGGTAGGCTCATAAAATCCTAacaaagtcaacaggagttgtaCGTGCAGAAAGAATACAGGACTGTGTCATTCACAGAGACACTGGTTGTGTCTCTAAATGTCAAGGCCCAGCAGAGGCATTTTTAATAGCAGATTGTGCTGGCCCTATGTCAGTATTCTATTGCTATGATTTTGTTACAGTAAAATGCTTGAAGCAGTCATAGCATTTTGTACCTTTTATCCGAGGATCTCAAAAGTGCTTTATGAACACCGATTAGTGAAGTCTGACTTATAAAGTGGGTATAATACCAAttcagatgggtaaactgaagaACAAAGCACATCACTCAGCTGGTCACAGTCACAAACAAATCTgtgagctgggaataaaacttaAAGAGTTTTGACTCCTCTAGTCATCTTGTTCTTGCTAAAAGATTACACTACTACAGACTTGCAGCATTATTTCCAGCATGATTTCAATCTAAACAGGCTCAAAGAGAATCCCAAAGTTATTTGTAGGTCTCATGACAATCAGTGTCAAAGTGGTCAAGAGTTGGCTTATTCTTATAAAACGGTGGTAGTTTGGTATAGTAGGTAGGACATTTGAATCAGAGGATCTaaactctgctccctgctctgccatttATCTGCTGAGAAactctgggcaagtcatgtcaATTTTTAATGCCTCAGTTTcactctcttaaaaaaaaaaaaaaagggggagggggaaggaagagaacaACAATACTTCCTCTGCTGTTTAAATGTCTTGAGAGGTACACATGATCAAGTATGTTGCACTGGATGCTCTCACTGCACTTTTATACTTTAACTTGTTGACTActgtttgtatttaaaaaaaatataccaCTTACTATATTATAGAAATTCCTCTAACAGTAAATGCTATTTTACAAAGTTCTGAGTTGTGGATCCTTTTTATAATAATCCAATTTTGAATTTAAGATGAACAAAAATAAAGgatgattccccccccccctccaacatTTATTTCCATATTATACTTCACAACTTTACTCACAGGACACATCAGAGATACCCGCAAACTGGTTGTGGCAATTTCGCTATCAGGATCAGCGGTCAGCTTTTCTTTAACTAGTACAATGAAAAACACATTACATAACCATTATTAAAAATGCCATTCTTGCCACTCAGGTGTTTGAGTAGATACTCATTAATATACTGCTTAATTTTCATGTAAAGTCATCTAAACTGAGAAACTGGGAAATTTGCTTACAGCAAGTATCAAATTTGCATCGATTTCCTAGttttaggcccaatcctgcaaatactggcAGGCAGAGTACTTACTGCCATC
Encoded here:
- the PIAS2 gene encoding E3 SUMO-protein ligase PIAS2 isoform X5, whose product is MSVYLVRQLTSAMLLQRLKMKGIRNPDHSRALIKEKLTADPDSEIATTSLRVSLMCPLGKMRLTIPCRAVTCTHLQCFDAALYLQMNEKKPTWICPVCDKKAAYESLILDGLFMEILNECSDVDEIKFQEDGSWCPMRPKKEALKVSSPQCTKIESSSVVSKPCSVTVANEVNKKKVDVIDLTRESSSDEEEDPPAKRKCTFMSETQGSPTKGVLMYQPSTVRVPSVTTVDPAAIPPSLTDYSVPFHHSQISSMSSDLPGLDFLSLIPVDPQQYCPPMFLDSLTSTLTNSTPGNIITSTSHQESSTHVSSSSRSETGVITSSGSSIPDIISLD